The sequence TCGGACTGAGAGGAACAGAAGTACCTTAGAACACAATCCTAGATGCTTTCTACCAATTAAAGGATAACTAATGAATGGAGTCCCTAACATGAAGATAATCAAACTCATCAGCACCCATTAGCTTAAATTTTGCACCCACAATCAGATCTTCGTGCATCAATAATGTGCATAAAACAGCTTCCTCAATGAGCAAAAAGTGTCTCGTTCCGTCTAGGAGGCCTATCAGGAATTGTCCCGGGCTTAAACTTTGAAGCTTCATGTCTAGCCAGCTCTGGCGGCACCGGGCTATTGCTTTGTATCAGCATCTGCTTCAGATCATAGAATACATCACTGTCATGCAGAGTCAAAAATGTAGTTGCAGTTCCTGTCTTCCCAGCACGTCCTGTACGGCCAATACGATGTGTATACATGTCAATTTGATTTGGCATCTCATAGTTGATCACATGAGCAACATCAGGAATGTCAATGCCACGTCCTGCCACATCTGTCGCTACAAGAACATTAAACCTCTTGTTCCTGAATCCCTCAAGGCTGATCTCCCTCTGCTCCTGTGATTTCCCTCCATGAAGTGTTGTCACCCTGTAGCCGAATCTGTCCAGATCCTTAGCCCGTGCATCTGCAGACTTCTTTGTATTGCAGAAAACAATAGCTGTCTTGTCTCCAAGGTCATCTAGCAGCTTCTGAAGCGTCGGGAGCTTTTCAGATTCCTTCATCATGATGACTCGCTGGGTGATAAGATCAGTGGTTTTGCCAGCCGTACCAATTGTCACGACAACAGGGTTCCTTAAGTATTTCCTTGCAAGCCGCTCCACAGCTGGAGGCATGGTCGCACTGAACATGTATGTGGTACGATATATCCTCTTCTCATCGAGCTCCTCATCCTCATTCTCAGGCTTTAAATTGCTAGAAGGCATAGCATCCAAAACACCAACAACTTGCGGCTCGAAGCCCATGTCAATCATCCGATCAGCCTCATCGAGGACAACATAATTGCACTGATTTAGCACAGCATATCGCCTTTCCAAGCAATCAAGAAGACGACCAGGTGTTGCAATCACCACCTCACACCCCTGCCTCAATTTGAATCCCTGCTCCTCGATTGACTGCCCGCCAACAATGGAGACCACTTTGATTCCCAGATAGTGGGCAAATTTGACAGTTTCGTCCTCAATCTGCTGGGCGAGCTCACGTGTAGGGGCCATGACGACGGCGTACGGCCCCTCAGCTTCATTCTCCTCACTCATGGGTGGCAGCCTGGTTATGTATGTAAGCATGGGAAGGACAAAGGCTGCAGTCTTACCGGATCCGGTCTCTGCAATGCCAATCACATCGCGCTGCTGCAGGCCAAGAGGTATGGCAGCCATCTGGATAGGGGAGGGGGTCTTGTAACCGGCCTTTTCGATAGCTTTGAGGAGCTCGGTCCTGAGCTTGCTCTCAGCCCAGCTTCGCATAGGGCGTGGGATCCGCGACCCCTTGAAGGAGATGTTGTAATCCTCACGGAAGATGCGCCAGTCTCGCTCGGTCATTTCCTCGAGCTTCTTCTCGGACCAGTGGCGATCCACGCGCATATCAAAGGAATCATAGAGGTCAGCGGCGGCCTCCTTCTTCCGCAGGGCGGCGGCCTCCTCGGGGCGCTCCTCGAGGCCCTCCTTACGTCGAATCTCCTCACGCGTTTCCTTCTCGTGGCGTGCGGCCTGCTTCTTCTGCTCGCGGCGGTCGACGCCAGCGACGAAGCCACGGCCGAAGAGAAGCCGCGCCTCATGGGGGTTCTGATAGAGGGCGTTCATGTCGCGGGAGGTATCCTCGGTGTTCTCCCAGTCGAAAGAGAAGCGGAACTTCTCGCTCGGCTTGATCACCCGCTTCTTGGGCTTCTTAGACCCCAAGTACTGTTCCTTGATTGCATCGAGCTCCTTGGATCGCTCGCGCTCCGCCTGCTTCTCCGCCCGCGCCCGCTCGCGCGAACGGGCCTCGTCCTCGCGCTCCCGCTCCCGGTCGCGGGCGCGTCGATCGCGGTCCCGGTCCCGCTCACGCTCCCGTTCCCGTTCCcgttcccgctcccgctcccggtcACGGTCCCGATCCCTGTCGCggcctcgatcccgatcccggtcGCGGTCGCGATCGCGATCGCGATCGCGGCGGTCGTTGTTGTCAGAGGGCGGCTGGGGGTCTTCAGAAGACGGGGGCTTGGGGGGGTGGTGGTGGTTCTGCTGCAGGAGGTCGAGGGCGGCGCGTCGCTGCTCAGCGACGGCTTCCTCGCGTCGCTGGAGGGCAAGACGTTGGCGCTCGGCTTTGGTGATGAAGACGGGCTTGATGTCGGTGGCCGATGGCAACTTCCGGTCGCGGTCGTCGGCGGAGCGCTTCATGGCGGTGGTCGATTCAGGCGAGGAGAAGGAGATAGGGGAGAGAGATTTTAGGTTACGGGCAGACACGCATAGGAGAACACGTTTTATAGCCTCACGTGACATCCACCGtctcaccaaatttatagtggaagTAAACATTTGACTCGGTTAGCCTAtcaaaaatcaaaaatcaaaaatcaaaaatCGAAGAGATATAGTAAAAATATTGGAGTTGGAATCGTATGAATTTGGATGAGAGATGGATGCATTGCCATATTGGAGATTAATAGTGGTGCTAACTAACTAGTTTATAGTGTAAAAATTTTGTCACCATAAGGTCATGACATCTCATCTTAAGACATGAAATTGATTTAGAGGGTTATGTTGGACTCGATTTAAGCTTATGTGCATAAGAAGAAAGTTTGATGTGGTAAAAAAGGAAGCCCCAATGTTCGTTCCATGTAACTCAATTTTTGCATAGCATTCGATCTATACAAAAACTAAGGTCAAATGAGATTCTCGATTCCTTTGATGTTCAAATTCTAATTAGCTTTTTATAATGGGATTAATTTGAAAAAGAAATATTCCAAAATatgagtaaaatattttcttaataataTTAGTGTGGTGGATGTTTACCATCTGATTTGAGTTATCATGTGTGAAACTTTTATTGGGACGAAGGAGATAGCAATTTTCTTAATAATAAGATGCCCACTTCATGTCATAGATGGAGGTTGGGTCTCAACCAATTCAGGACATTgtcacttattcaatttgtcgtaAGGATTTATCATCCATCACAACCCGATCTACTGCAAAAGTAGCTTATATTATACGATTAAAGAAGCTGAGGTGCCCAAGTTGATAGTAAAAACTTATCTCCACTAGACTTGTTATAATTAATCTAAGAAAATTGATAGTGAGAGAAACTCATTAATTGTAACACCTTCCTTCTATTCTCACTCGTACCCTAAATGTATAACTAAAATCACTTCTTGgttcttaaattattataaatagaaGTGTAGACAATCTTCAAAGTAAAATATGCTAATTTACTAAACAAAATGACAAGGTTCCTTGTACATAATAATTTTGATACCTATACATAAGTATAACcactaactaaaaaaaaaaaaagccacccACACAATATATCCAAAAGTTATATACATACAAATGTCCACTCACATGTCATTGTTTATATCTATGCTAGTATATGAGCTGGCATGTTTATATATATGCTAGTATATGAGCTGGCATGTGCTCACTTACCGACCTAATCACTTGGTTGAGATACTAATATATTTACgtcaaaaatataatttataatgagTAATCACTCAATAAGTATAAATATTTATAGCCTTATTTAGATAAGCATGTATcgtatataatattttaacatCATTGACCTAAGATATTTAACGATAAACACCTCATCCTGTATTACTTTAGTAAGTATAACCTTACAAcataacatatataaataaatagataaaattttatgtcaaaataattcaaaattcatatatatatatatatatatattataaaatatacatGCACCTTACTTTACTATTTTACCTAACCAAACAATCTTGaattattacaaaattatataaaaaactaaaagatataaaactaaataaatactaatttttaatttaaaataaaatcatttggaGGCTAAATTATCATCATAATTCAACCATCaatacctttttcttttctttttttttgctgaaactgttgaatctcgtattttgatgatgaaactacttgatatatgtttatgatttaatctgcgttctgagtgacgcaggatgcttcgatcaggatgagacaattaaagcaggataatcatgttgtgccgaaggaacatgtcagaagattggacgtcgggccggtggatcggtcgacgtatcgacagaaggcttcgggccgtggactcgggcatcgggccaagaagagcgggtattgtgccaaggatatcggagttgcggagtcgactggccgattgggcaataggctgcagaagaggacgatgcgccgaagaatcggaccaagcgtcgagggaccaatgacatgtcggacaacttggttaattgcttaggattaattgtctcgatcgaagttttgttttgttgtgcaggattaactacgatgaaagtaagacaagcagcaggtgttgcgccggagtcaagatcatgatcacgttgggagttcgagagttcgacggaagttcggacggtcgtcggaggttcagcgagaacagatccgagaagtccagaagcttgccaagcgaagctcgtcggaactcgccaagtggatcgtcgcaaagtccaggagtatgccggatgtccgcagaaggatcaccgagggtttatcggatgatcgacggaagttggccggaaactcgccggaagaagcgattgacgcatcggagcaaagctgcagaagttgtcttagagttaatcgtagttagcatgatgattaagcatgaaaatgagaggtgatcccattagcttaatcttggggcaattgggcccctgaaaagattcaaattgggtcgaatggagcgaaccattcggaccctgattgcaccaggaggtgcaaccgccagggctgtgagattgggaggtgcaaccgccccagccaggaggtgcaaccgccagggctgcgaggctgggaggtgcaaccgccccagccaagaggtgcaaccgcccagagctcagtcttcgagctagactgggcggtgcaacctcctctgtcaagaggttgcaccgccagagctcaagtttcgagctctgccaggcgatgcaaccaccgagc comes from Musa acuminata AAA Group cultivar baxijiao chromosome BXJ3-3, Cavendish_Baxijiao_AAA, whole genome shotgun sequence and encodes:
- the LOC135633645 gene encoding DEAD-box ATP-dependent RNA helicase 21-like, translating into MKRSADDRDRKLPSATDIKPVFITKAERQRLALQRREEAVAEQRRAALDLLQQNHHHPPKPPSSEDPQPPSDNNDRRDRDRDRDRDRDRDRGRDRDRDRDRERERERERERERERDRDRDRRARDREREREDEARSRERARAEKQAERERSKELDAIKEQYLGSKKPKKRVIKPSEKFRFSFDWENTEDTSRDMNALYQNPHEARLLFGRGFVAGVDRREQKKQAARHEKETREEIRRKEGLEERPEEAAALRKKEAAADLYDSFDMRVDRHWSEKKLEEMTERDWRIFREDYNISFKGSRIPRPMRSWAESKLRTELLKAIEKAGYKTPSPIQMAAIPLGLQQRDVIGIAETGSGKTAAFVLPMLTYITRLPPMSEENEAEGPYAVVMAPTRELAQQIEDETVKFAHYLGIKVVSIVGGQSIEEQGFKLRQGCEVVIATPGRLLDCLERRYAVLNQCNYVVLDEADRMIDMGFEPQVVGVLDAMPSSNLKPENEDEELDEKRIYRTTYMFSATMPPAVERLARKYLRNPVVVTIGTAGKTTDLITQRVIMMKESEKLPTLQKLLDDLGDKTAIVFCNTKKSADARAKDLDRFGYRVTTLHGGKSQEQREISLEGFRNKRFNVLVATDVAGRGIDIPDVAHVINYEMPNQIDMYTHRIGRTGRAGKTGTATTFLTLHDSDVFYDLKQMLIQSNSPVPPELARHEASKFKPGTIPDRPPRRNETLFAH